TTTGAACTGGATATCAGTACGATCCATGGTGATGTTTGGCTGCGAGGCAGCGTTGCCACTGAGGCCCAGAAGACACTGGTATTGGATGTCGCTCGGCATACGCCTGGCGTGTCGCGAGTTATTGATGAAATCTCCATTAGCGGCGCAAACCGTGTGCAACCCGCTTCGGCTGACACACCTCAGTACCCGATGAGCGCTGGGGCTCCGCAACCTGTCCCGCCGTCTCCGGTACCGACCAGTCAGCGCCCCATACCTCAAGCTGCCAGCATGCCGGTCATGGGACATCCTATGCCTACAGCACCTCAACCGTTTGCTCCTAGCGGCCTGGCAAGTCATATGGTGCGAGGCGGAGCGGTTGTCAACAATCCGGCTCCCATGCAGTACGGCGGTGCTGAAATTGGTATGGGCGCTCCGCGCTACGATCAACCGAACCTGCCCAATTATGCCTGGCCTAGTTACGCGGCCTACCCCAACTATGCTGCGGTCACCTATCCGAAGCAGTACAGCCCCTCGGCGTGGCCCTACATTGGACCGTTTTATCCCTATCCACAAGTTCCGTTGGGTTGGCGCAAGGTATGCCTGCAATGGGATGATGGCCTGTGGTATTTGGACTTCACTAGCAAGTAACGAATCAGCCGTTTTGATTCGTGAGTCCGTAAGCATGTGACAAGCCTGTAACAGCCTCGAAAAAATCGCGTGACCCGTCCCGCTGACCCGGCAGACACCCAGTATTCTGCCGGGTCAAGTCATTTGCAGACGGCCAGAATTGGTTGGTTGATCTCGACGACCGGGCTAGGACTCGATGGCGGTCGCGTCTGCATTGGCAGTTGTGCC
The genomic region above belongs to Pirellulaceae bacterium and contains:
- a CDS encoding BON domain-containing protein, whose translation is MRRFLCGALMASITAAAPAWALGGDREIAQAVLSELEHFKQAGQLKGFDVNIQVDQGVVYLSGEVANHKQRTLITAAAANAVGVNNVVNDIFMRTTPATPTSQAVGADRSNDRVAPASTSPTREDIAVTDLIYDKLAWAKSAGKLRGFELDISTIHGDVWLRGSVATEAQKTLVLDVARHTPGVSRVIDEISISGANRVQPASADTPQYPMSAGAPQPVPPSPVPTSQRPIPQAASMPVMGHPMPTAPQPFAPSGLASHMVRGGAVVNNPAPMQYGGAEIGMGAPRYDQPNLPNYAWPSYAAYPNYAAVTYPKQYSPSAWPYIGPFYPYPQVPLGWRKVCLQWDDGLWYLDFTSK